From Clavelina lepadiformis chromosome 9, kaClaLepa1.1, whole genome shotgun sequence, the proteins below share one genomic window:
- the LOC143471128 gene encoding fibrocystin-L-like isoform X3: MSSTLLTCVTQPGGMTHTVTNTGSHPTYGRGYAWNPSTVVMKVGDLLSVYWSISSLLDDAVIRLYSTNSPTNNTYDGEGFQVPASGEGQYQYRFNKVGKFHFGSGCVDGVACEIFMRLTVEVTDATNEAENVVATLGEHKANCACDFTFDTAETPIVTNISPNTGTTATTITIQGTGFSTPTTVKVGGKTCEVTSTTATAITCQISASEELAVGVYHPVVVNVNGKGDALLQMQSQIKRSFALTPLITGISPNIGSLAGGTKITIQGSGFTHKSVVVITKQQELCDVIEDESTYTSLVCITRAFIATKGNISVTVDVSDAQCAAGVDCSFEFADSATPVVTGHTTNEDFSALSLTLNGTNFGMDTSAVTVTLSSGMIMTSCTITSVTDTQIECDLVSRLPVGANKISVSISGAKGFARFNDPSHKDVVSPNSISDLTPETGSVNGGTTLTITGNGFVKDDVTVQVGGVSCVITDVTLSKITCTTGARVTSAVTVEVVSNGVTYPTVSYEYSNAATPTIANVSPATGAGGDSITLSGTQLGNVVDDVSVTVGGIECSVTSAGDTSLECTLGDREGGHAIIEVIVTSLGLATASESILFRYNLHVHDFSPTTGSYGGSQLVTIDGAGFSNHTIVHICDLPCTLESSSTTQITCRTSANPDYVDSSSSTTCEVKVTNEAQMDDSAITAGSNYTYSGAQTPTITGVTPGRGGTGGGTEITITGSGFMLGTPLTVSIDESDCVISDFNDTSISCRTSSHKGSIKTKVTVRVGELGIATQDGADYFYIDRWSSVFTWGGDSLPTDEDFVIIQAGQTVLLDTHTAVLKMLLIDGGELIFDEAEDANVSLSAENILIVNNGRLQVGTEAEPYKGKAEIVMYGHLRSPELPIYGAKTLGLRSGTLDLHGRHILNPWSVLAATADVGATQVILTLPAINWQVGDEIVIASTGTRHSQKENEKRKISNISPDLLTITMDSALEYKHLGVTEVLADGTEVEFRAEVGLLSRNVVFRGTNDVAWNDEIEACEAGFQTGQFATQTCFQGRFGEEEGSDQFGGSIFIHSSLPNSDEIEARIENIEVTYVGQAFRLGRYPIHFHLMGDVSGMYVKRCAIHNTFNRAVTIHGTHNLLVESNVVYDVMGGAIFIEDGIETGNIIQYNMVVFVRQSTSLLNDDITPAAFWVTNPNNTVRHNHAAGGTHFGFWYRMHEHPDGPSYTTTVCQQKVELGEFRNNTVHSQGWFGLWIFESYFPMKGSSCTSTEPSPAKFDSLTTWHCEKGAEWVNCGAIQFNNFVMVNNEDTGIDIKLISGTAWGDAKVTNLTVVGHSPQSDATSTKTGITLPFAPGLFVDGAKIFNFDDGGVALKGTTVQGKCVDVCGGFYFWFQRIKYYSVTKRIHWRWTHEGVLVDRDGSLTADASGAPGTAGTTVVPYTGLVNTDDCPTASGDVYSSGAVPSAICTGGKRFHRFALNNPVPGSLLGKDMVFVNDHGNATSNFMKKRLTHAPGWMALLPSKEEILIYFKDGEQFTNITYNSKIYDLMENDYVIIKHKLTQTPDVIQINEQGNTSVGDTSPLTASSQNLDWHFAVDTKELSIMVSGRRESSSRKRRSSLGVTGDIYSHVPVSPTIYRCYYEDCIGPVSAEEIPPSRERPSDYHLWSTSTNPCLFWSSDKQIVTVGRTYVTLDGSDSECWVVVDVAVINVTHLTIHGVLEFSNDHGPDVIALSIETILVLNGRIIAGITETEIFNKDLTVELRGNHSTPRVTLEEINLGSKAIGCFGGCDFQGKKRSPSWTRLAQTVAAGTNQIIVQDVVDWVAGEEIVITTTGYDSRETEKHVIAAVATDGVTITLENTLAHRHMGETYTAGQHSYDMRAEVGLLSRNIKIIGQWYEDIDKEAYGARVLVGTVRTEDENGNEVDVRGFARFSNVEFHRTGQEGWTDPWDPRFSLAWVGTGATVPARPAFVKNCAFHDGYSTAIGTFGADDVTISGNVVHRTIFDGIRLTGAGHKLENNLVTLTLFRGTWGDRNELTNYMDWHASFEVAEASSLIMKGNVAAGSERRGFHIDGEACDAPEDDNAWTGNVAHGCLHGIQIFTADGVGSCSMIRNFVVYKSWDYGIYHQTQVSVHINNTVIADSFVGYLPYIFAPAALTHLYENKIARMENVTCIGRSPHFDPNLDKMDENTDKNLQIRNYQIVREAPRNVYGGKTCVMLPMFQSGTNGAPFKAFHSNTIYPSVRGLLDIRGLHAHNYNGHSDGTRDLVFFTNPSNEDIFHPTYLRNIVLSNVDDDSKVYYARPSLGLINPSDCVDMECDGMKNVLIKDFDGGLIGGTGGTVLPQAEYEWDGDPRRGLGDYRIPKALLTTSSGDRIDVDDIIDVRGILRNSACTYNSNWQAYNCQNDGENRTLDYRMLVIESLDSDTESRRLSPLAMLSNRYIDLNNGPQDHGWCFGYTCQKRISTFYTIVATGHHYDVYFTGYAPKKLRLTLLNVDDDITLRVAIWYARPEKLEVFNVETGISITPENYVYDVSLNKWIYKRPETDGQYRPAIDSRVHGANFMDLKKDLLYVTLRGGEPIDIKTVPAVILAFGFPAISIDEFFGENLISNLAIYLGVPNDKIRIVDVVEETSSRKRRSTSDGSVTYIIQFSDEITNSSVSGNEELSAEVLNNKTDTLLLDFQTGHLWERLNVTEGATFSSTQASTSNTSGDAGNELLVQHSIPTQLVVSSLPSSAEEYVAFDPQPMVSILDADNQVVSTLGGTWMVTVSFDTSGTDADDSATLQGTTTVAVSNGYANFTDLRITHSGTGYVLRYAISEPSGISLITTDPTIDISLRTVNIGLPSGVDGYIEHNNPVDITLELQDVNGVTLENIGYKGHTWKVDISLDDSSIYDNTGVVGASTFTFDPTTGRTITTGFSLTNTISYYQYNLRFRVYTDPALYDFAVEGPTLQFISSSDNVHTSVTNIKKLKIEFVGQPYTSITSSSSMSTFKVYFHNVVVEHTTEVLISNTDASGKSNGNTEVSFDVGSSNATAVDIAVTTVSDFLVAPDNGLSFEGSRLVVADTSCVVTVDEECITGTIDWVTPTTTVATWIYVVVGVVMAIVLAAGIIAFSCVMKRAKMNKVGGMRGCFDANSSRGASPILDSFYTSSSAS; the protein is encoded by the exons ATGTCAAGTACCTTATTGACTTGCGTCACCCAACCTGGGGGAATGACCCACACCGTGACAAATACAGGCTCACATCCAA CATATGGCAGGGGATACGCTTGGAATCCATCAACTGTAGTCATGAAAGTCGGCGATCTGTTGTCTGTGTATTGGTCTATATCGAGCTTGCTAGATGACGCAGTTATACGTCTTTATTCAACTAACTCACCAACGAACAATACATACGACGGCGAAGGATTTCAAGTCCCAGCATCTGGTGAAG GCCAATACCAATATCGCTTTAACAAAGTTGGAAAGTTCCATTTTGGCAGCGGTTGTGTTGATGGCGTGGCTTGCGAAATCTTCATGCGCCTCACTGTAGAGGTTACTGACGCCACCAACGAAGCTGAAAATGTTGTTGCCACTTTGGGTGAACATAAG GCAAATTGTGCCTGCGACTTCACCTTTGACACTGCTGAAACCCCGATAGTTACCAACATTTCACCCAACACCGGTACAACTGCAACGACAATCACCATTCAAG GAACTGGGTTTTCGACTCCGACCACCGTAAAAGTAGGTGGTAAAACGTGTGAAGTCACTAGCACCACAGCCACTGCAATCACCTGCCAGATATCAGCATCAGAAGAGCTCGCAGTAG GCGTCTACCACCCAGTTGTTGTTAATGTGAACGGAAAGGGTGACGCCCTTCTTCAGATGCAGAGTCAGATAAAACGCTCGTTTGCACTGACCCCACTAATAACCGGAATCTCACCCAACATAGGCTCGCTGGCTGGCGGAACCAAAATTACAATTCAG GGTTCTGGATTCACCCACAAAAGCGTGGTAGTCATTACAAAACAACAGGagctttgtgacgtaattgaAGACGAGAGCACTTACACATCCCTTGTATGCATCACCCGAGCATTTATAGCGACAAAGGGAAACATTTCTGTTACTGTGGA CGTCTCCGATGCCCAATGTGCTGCTGGTGTCGACTGCTCATTCGAATTTGCTGACAGTGCAACTCCAGTTGTGACCGGTCACACCACAAACGAAGATTTCTCTGCTCTTTCGTTGACTTTAAATGGAACAA ACTTCGGCATGGACACGTCAGCAGTCACCGTAACATTGTCTTCTGGaatgattatgacgtcatgtaCAATCACATCTGTGACGGACACACAAATTGAATGTGATCTCGTTTCGAGACTTCCTGTTGGCGCAAATAAGATATCTGTTTCCATATCGGGAGCAAAAG GTTTCGCGAGATTTAACGACCCCAGTCACAAGGATGTTGTTAGTCCGAACTCAATCAGCGATCTGACTCCCGAAACCGGTAGCGTCAATGGCGGCACCACCTTGACCATTACCG GAAACGGTTTTGTTAAAGATGACGTTACCGTTCAAGTAGGAGGAGTATCTTGCGTCATCACTGACGTAACCTTGAGTAAAATTACCTGTACAACCGGTGCACGCGTGACTAGCGCAGTAACCGTAGAAGTGGTGTCAAACGGAGTGACGTACCCAACTGTAAGCTACGAATATTCAAACGCGGCGACCCCAACCATAGCCAATGTGTCTCCTGCCACAG GGGCCGGAGGCGACTCAATAACTTTATCTGGAACCCAATTGGGCAATgttgttgatgacgtcagcGTCACAGTTGGTGGTATCGAGTGCAGTGTGACGTCAGCAGGTGATACCTCACTTGAGTGCACACTGGGAGATCGTGAGGGTGGTCATGCCATCATTGAG GTCATTGTTACAAGCTTAGGATTAGCAACGGCAAGCGAGTCAATCTTATTTCGGTATAATCTTCACGTACATGATTTCTCACCCACAACAG GAAGCTACGGCGGCTCACAGTTGGTCACCATTGACGGTGCAGGCTTCTCGAACCACACCATCGTCCACATATGTGACCTACCATGCACTCTTGAAAGCAGTAGCACCACACAGATCACTTGTCGTACATCTGCCAACCCGGATTATGTGGACA GTTCTAGTTCGACTACATGCGAGGTCAAGGTCACCAACGAAGCTCAAATGGACGACTCTGCCATCACAGCTGGAAGTAATTATACGTACAGTGGGGCCCAGACTCCGACCATTACTGGAGTCACTCCTGGTCGCGGTGGAACTGGAGGAGGAACGGAGATCACCATCACTGGATCGGGATTCAT GCTGGGTACTCCTTTAACGGTCTCCATTGATGAAAGTGATTGCGTAATAAGCGATTTCAACGACACAAGCATTAGCTGCCGGACCTCATCTCATAAAGGATCTATCAAAACTAAG GTGACCGTGCGAGTCGGGGAGCTCGGTATTGCGACGCAAGATGGCGCGGATTACTTCTACATTGATCGTTGGTCGTCTGTATTCACCTGGGGTGGTGATAGTTTGCCAACAGATGAGGATTTCGTAATTATTCAGGCG GGACAAACAGTCTTGCTTGACACGCACACTgcagttttgaaaatgttgctCATCGACGGTGGAGAGTTGATCTTTGACGAAGCCGAAGATGCAAATGTATCGTTAAGTGCAGAAAATATCCTCATCGTTAACAACGGACGTCTTCAG GTTGGTACCGAAGCGGAACCTTACAAAGGCAAGGCCGAAATTGTCATGTACGGTCACTTGAGGTCACCAGAGCTGCCGATTTATGGAGCCAAAACCTTGGGTTTACGAAGTGGAACCTTGGACCTACACGGACGTCATATTCTCAACCCTTGGAGTGTACTTGCGGCAACCGCCGATGTTGGAGCCACTCAGGTTAT CCTGACACTGCCGGCGATCAACTGGCAGGTTGGTGATGAAATAGTTATAGCGTCGACTGGAACTCGTCATTCACAGaaggaaaatgaaaaaaggaaaatttcCAATATATCGCCAG ATCTCCTCACTATAACAATGGACTCTGCGCTTGAATACAAACATCTTGGTGTAACCGAAGTTCTCGCCGATGGAACAGAAGTTGAGTTTCGAG CGGAGGTGGGCCTTTTATCGCGTAATGTCGTTTTCCGTGGCACCAACGACGTGGCGTGGAACGATGAGATAGAAGCTTGTGAGGCAGGTTTCCAGACTGGACAATTCGCCACGCAGACATGCTTCCAG GGAAGATTCGGTGAAGAAGAAGGATCAGATCAATTCGGAGGATCTATCTTTATACATTCCAGCTTACCCAACTCTGATGAGATTGAGGCGAGgattgaaaatattgaagtgACTTATGTCGGGCAAGCCTTCCGCTTGGGAAG ATACCCCATTCATTTCCATTTGATGGGCGACGTGAGTGGGATGTACGTGAAACGATGCGCCATCCACAACACATTCAACAGAGCAGTCACTATACATG GAACTCATAACCTTTTGGTTGAATCGAATGTGGTCTATGACGTCATGGGCGGCGCCATCTTTATCGAAGACGGAATTGAAACCGGAAACATAATTCAATACAATATGGTCGTGTTTGTACGTCAGAGCACGTCACTGCTCAATGATGACATCACACCGG CTGCTTTTTGGGTCACCAACCCCAACAACACGGTCAGACACAACCACGCAGCAGGTGGCACCCACTTTGGCTTCTGGTACAGAATGCACGAGCACCCGGACGGACCCTCTTACACCACAACCGTGTGTCAGCAGAAAGTAGAATTGGGTGAATTCAGAAACAACACTGTTCACTCGCAAGGCTGGTTCGGTCTTTGGATATTTGAGTCTTATTTTCCAATGAAGGGATCCAG CTGCACTTCGACCGAACCATCTCCTGCAAAGTTCGATTCACTGACCACCTGGCACTGTGAAAAAGGGGCTGAATGGGTCAACTGTGGGGCAATTCAGTTCAATAACTTCGTGATGGTCAACAACGAGGACACCGGCATCGACATCAAACTCATCTCGGGCACAGCGTGGGGAGATGCAAAAGTTACCAACCTCACTGTTGTGGGGCATTCCCCTCAGTCGGATGCCACATCGACCAAAACCGGCATT ACTCTTCCGTTTGCTCCTGGACTTTTCGTTGATGGTGCCAAGATCTTCAACTTCGACGATGGAGGAGTAGCGTTGAAAGGAACAACTGTCCAAGGAAAATGTGTCGATGTTTGCGGGGGCTTTTACTTCTGGTTTCAAC gCATCAAATATTATTCCGTAACCAAAAGGATCCACTGGCGATGGACACACGAAGGTGTTTTGGTTGATAGAGATGGTTCCTTGACCGCTGATGCATCTGGTGCACCTGGTACAGCTGGTACCACTGTCGTTCCTTACACAGGGCTGGTCAACACAGATGATTGCCCG ACTGCATCAGGCGACGTATATTCAAGTGGCGCTGTACCATCTGCAATCTGTACCGGCGGAAAAAGATTTCATCGATTCGCGCTAAACAACCCAGTTCCGGGATCACTTCTTGGCAAAGATATGGTCTTTGTTAATGACCATGGGAACGCAACCAGCAATTTTATGAAGAAGCGGCTCACACACGCGCCAG gTTGGATGGCACTGCTACCGAGCAAGGAAGAGATCTTGATTTACTTCAAAGATGGCGAGCAGTTCACCAACATCACTTACAATTCTAAGATCTACGACTTGATGGAAAACGATTACGTCATCATTAAGCATAAGCTGACGCAGACTCCGGACGT GATTCAAATCAACGAACAGGGAAATACGTCGGTTGGCGATACGTCACCATTGACAGCCAGTAGCCAAAACCTGGACTGGCATTTCGCCGTGGACACGAAAGAACTGAGCATAATGGTTTCGGGAAGAAGAGAAAGTTCATCGAGAAAACGGAGATCTTCTCTTGGCGTCACTGGAGACATCTACAGTCATGTCCCCGTGTCACCGACAATATACAG gtGTTACTATGAAGACTGCATTGGGCCAGTAAGCGCCGAAGAAATCCCGCCAAGCAGGGAAAGACCATCCGATTACCATCTTTGGTCCACCAGTACCAACCCTTGTTTGTTTTGGTCCAGTGAT AAACAAATCGTTACGGTTGGTCGAACATACGTGACATTGGACGGCAGCGATTCCGAGTGTTGGGTGGTAGTTGACGTAGCTGTGATAAACGTCACTCACTTGACTATTCATGGTGTTTTGGAGTTTAGCAATGATCACGGCCCTGACGTCATTGCACTTTCAATTGAAACAATCTTGGTTCTG AACGGGCGAATCATAGCCGGTATTACGGAGACcgaaattttcaataaagatCTTACGGTCGAGCTACGGGGAAACCACAGTACGCCAAGAGTGACTTTAGaag AGATCAATCTGGGATCGAAAGCAATCGGTTGCTTCGGAGGATGCGACTTTCAAGGGAAGAAGCGCTCGCCTTCCTGGACTCGTCTTGCTCAAACTGTTGCTGCAGGAACTAACCAAATCATTGTACAAGACGTGGTAGACTGGGTCGCTGGTGAAGAGATTGTTATTACAACAACTGGTTACGA TTCAAGAGAGACCGAGAAGCACGTGATAGCTGCAGTGGCCACTGACGGGGTAACAATAACTCTCGAGAACACACTTGCCCACAGACATATGGGGGAAACCTACACGGCTGGACAACATAGCTACGACATGAGAGCTGAGGTCGGCTTGCTCAGTAGAAACATCAAAATCATAG GACAATGGTACGAAGACATTGACAAGGAGGCGTACGGTGCGAGGGTGCTGGTTGGTACGGTCAGGACCGAAGACGAAAACGGCAATGAAGTTGATGTTAGGG GCTTCGCCCGGTTCAGCAACGTTGAGTTTCATCGGACCGGTCAGGAGGGTTGGACCGACCCGTGGGACCCGAGATTTTCCCTTGCCTGGGTAGGAACGGGGGCCACGGTACCGGCTAGGCccgcttttgtaaaaaattgtgCTTTCCACGATGGTTACTCAACTGCCATTGGAACCTTTGGTgctgatgatgtcacaatcagCGGCAACGTTGTTCATAGAACGATATTTGACG GAATTCGACTCACAGGCGCAGGACACAAACTCGAGAATAACCTCGTAACCCTCACCCTGTTTAGAGGAACCTGGGGCGACAGGAATGAATTGACAAACTATATG GACTGGCATGCAAGCTTCGAAGTAGCAGAAGCAAGCAGCCTGATAATGAAAGGCAACGTTGCTGCCGGCAGCGAGAGAAGAGGTTTCCACATCGACGGTGAAGCTTGTGACGCACCGGAAGATGACAATGCATGGACAG gCAACGTGGCCCACGGATGTCTACACGGTATACAGATCTTCACAGCGGACGGTGTTGGAAGTTGTTCAATGATCCGAAACTTCGTCGTTTACAAATCGTGGGACTACGGTATATATCACCAGACTCAAGTCAGCGTTCACATCAACAACACAGTCATAGCCGATTCATTT GTTGGATACCTCCCTTATATATTTGCCCCTGCTGCACTTACCCACCTATATGAGAACAAGATTGCCCGCATGGAAAACGTCACATGTATTGGACGTAGCCCGCATTTTGATCCTAATCTTGACAAAATGGATGAAAACACCGATAAAAATCTGCAGATTCGAAACTACCA AATAGTCAGGGAAGCACCTAGGAACGTATATGGAGGCAAGACATGCGTCATGTTGCCAATGTTTCAGAGTGGTACAAATGGCGCTCCTTTCAAAGCATTCCACTCAAACACGATCTACCCTTCAGTTCGTGGTTTACTCGATATCAGAG GTCTCCACGCTCATAATTATAACGGCCATTCGGACGGAACACGTGACCTGGTCTTCTTTACCAATCCAAGCAACGAAGACATTTTCCACCCAACCTACCTGAGAAATATTGTTCTTAGTAACGTCGATGATGACAGCAAAGTTTATTACGCAAGACCCAGTCTCGG GTTGATCAATCCGTCCGACTGCGTCGACATGGAATGCGATGGAATGAagaatgttttaataaaagattTCGATGGAGGTTTAATCGGCGGCACTGGCGGGACCGTCCTACCTCAG GCTGAGTATGAATGGGATGGCGATCCACGTCGCGGTTTAGGGGATTACCGGATTCCGAAAGCGTTGCTCACAACCTCAAGTGGCGATAGGATTGATGTAGATGATATTATTGATGTTAGAG GTATACTTCGCAATTCGGCATGCACATACAATAGCAACTGGCAGGCGTACAATTGCCAAAATGACGGCGAAAATAGAACTTTGGATTACCGCATGCTAGTGATAGAGAGCTTAGACTCAGACACGGAATCAAGGCGGCTGTCTCCTCTTGCCATGCTAAGCAACAGATACATTGATCTTAACAACG GACCCCAAGACCACGGCTGGTGTTTCGGTTACACCTGCCAGAAGCGGATTTCGACTTTCTACACAATCGTCGCCACCGGGCATCATTATGACGTTTACTTCACCGGTTATGCGCCGAAAAAGTTGAGACTGACCCTGTTGAACGTTGATGATGACATCACACTGAGAGTTGCTATCTG GTACGCAAGACCCGAAAAATTAGAAGTGTTTAATGTCGAGACTGGGATTTCTATCACGCCTGAAAATTACGTGTACGATGTCAGTCTAAACAAGTGGATTTACAAGAGACCAGAGACCGATGGACAATACAGACCAGCGATTGATTCCA GGGTCCATGGCGCCAACTTCATGGACTTAAAAAAGGACTTGCTGTATGTGACGTTGCGAGGAGGCGAACCAATCGACATTAAAACCGTTCCTGCCGTTATTTTAGCTTTCGGTTTTCCCGCCATCTCCATCGATGAATTCTTTGGAGAGAATTTGATTTCCAACCTTGCTAT CTACCTGGGAGTGCCGAATGACAAAATCCGCATCGTTGACGTTGTTGAAGAAACGAGCTCAAGAAAACGTAGAAGCACATC TGATGGAAGTGTGACGTATATAATACAGTTCAGTGACGAAATAACCAACTCGTCTGTAAGTGGGAACGAAGAATTGTCGGCCGAAGtcttaaacaacaaaactgaTACG TTACTCTTGGATTTTCAAACTGGACACTTATGGGAGCGCCTGAACGTCACGGAAGGAGCAACTTTTTCCTCCACTCAAGCATCCACATCAAACACATCTG GAGATGCCGGAAACGAACTTTTAGTCCAACATTCCATTCCAACTCAGCTTGTTGTGTCGTCACTTCCGTCAAGCGCTGAAGAATATGTCGCCTTTGATCCACAACCGATGGTTTCCATACTGGATGCTGAC AATCAAGTGGTTTCAACACTCGGTGGTACTTGGATGGTGACTGTTTCATTTGACACGTCAGGTACCGACGCAGACGACAGTGCCACTTTGCAGGGTACAACGACTGTTGCAGTGTCCAAC GGATATGCCAACTTCACTGATCTCAGAATCACTCACAGTGGTACCGGATACGTTCTGAGATATGCG aTAAGTGAACCAAGTGGAATCAGTTTGATAACCACGGACCCAACAATTGACATCAGCCTTAGAACTGTCAACATTGGCCTGCCCAGCGGTGTTGATGGGTACATAGAGCACAACAACCCTGTAGACATCACCCTCGAACTTCAGGACGTTAACGGCGTCACCCTGGAAAATATTGGATACAAG GGCCACACTTGGAAAGTCGACATATCTCTTGACGACAGCTCGATTTACGACAACACTGGCGTTGTTGGCGCCTCCACTTTCACCTTTGACCCGACCACTGGTCGTACGATAACCACCGGGTTTAGCCTGACCAATACGATCAGTTATTACCAATACAATCTCCGCTTCCGGGTTTACACGGATCCTGCCCTGTACGACTTCGCTGTGGAAGGTCCTACATTGCAG tttatttcATCCTCGGACAATGTTCATACATCGgtaacaaatatcaaaaagttaaa GATTGAATTTGTCGGACAACCGTACACATCCATAACTTCTTCGTCCTCCATGTCCACCTTCAAAGTTTATTTCCACAACGTGGTGGTCGAACATACAACAGAAGTTCTTATTTCAAACACTGACGCCAGCGGGAAATCGA ATGGAAACACTGAAGTATCCTTCGATGTTGGTTCAAGCAACGCAACTGCAGTGGACATAGCAGTGACCACAGTGTCCGACTTCCTGGTTGCCCCAGACAACGGTCTGTCCTTCGAAGGATCCAGACTGGTAGTGGCAGATACATCCTGCGTAGTTACAGTTGACGAGGAATGCATCACTGGCACAATAGATTGG GTCACCCCAACCACTACAGTAGCAACCTGGATATACGTGGTGGTCGGTGTGGTAATGGCCATTGTACTGGCTGCTGGCATCATTGCATTCTCTTGCGTCATGAAGCGAG CAAAAATGAACAAGGTTGGTGGCATGAGAGGTTGCTTCGATGCCAACTCAAGCAGAGGAGCAAGCCCAATACTTGACAGTTTCTACACAAGCTCTAGTGCTTCGTGA